A single genomic interval of Arthrobacter sp. NicSoilB8 harbors:
- the rpsE gene encoding 30S ribosomal protein S5, with protein MTEAVAAPATETAAPATTDDRRGGARRGERGDRGQGRGDRGGRGGRDGGREAEKSQFVERVVTINRVSKVVKGGRRFSFTALVVVGDGNGMVGVGYGKAKEVPAAIAKGVEEAKKSFFRVPRIGSTIPHRVQGEAAAGVVMLRPASAGTGVIAGGPVRAVLECVGIHDILSKSLGSSNAINIVHATVDALKRLEEPAAVAARRGLPLDEIAPPAMVKALLNQKAGV; from the coding sequence ACCGCCGTGGTGGCGCCCGTCGTGGCGAGCGTGGCGACCGCGGCCAGGGCCGTGGCGACCGTGGCGGCCGTGGTGGCCGTGACGGCGGCCGCGAAGCCGAGAAGAGCCAGTTCGTAGAGCGCGTCGTAACCATCAACCGCGTTTCCAAGGTCGTCAAGGGTGGTCGTCGCTTCAGCTTCACCGCCCTCGTCGTCGTCGGTGACGGCAACGGTATGGTCGGCGTCGGCTACGGCAAGGCCAAGGAAGTTCCCGCCGCCATCGCGAAGGGCGTTGAAGAGGCCAAGAAGTCCTTCTTCCGCGTTCCCCGCATCGGCAGCACCATCCCGCACCGCGTTCAGGGTGAAGCCGCCGCAGGCGTCGTCATGCTGCGTCCGGCTTCCGCCGGTACCGGTGTTATCGCCGGCGGTCCGGTCCGTGCAGTACTGGAGTGCGTGGGCATCCACGACATCCTCTCCAAGTCGCTCGGATCTTCCAACGCCATCAACATCGTTCACGCGACCGTTGATGCGCTGAAGCGCCTCGAAGAGCCGGCAGCAGTGGCAGCACGCCGCGGCCTCCCGCTCGACGAGATCGCTCCGCCGGCAATGGTGAAGGCGCTCCTGAACCAGAAGGCAGGTGTCTGA
- the rpmD gene encoding 50S ribosomal protein L30, producing MAKNVLVSDAQLEITQIKSAIGGKQNQRDTLRSLGLKRIGHTVVRTADAVTVGMLNTVPHLVKVEEAK from the coding sequence ATGGCTAAGAACGTGCTTGTTTCCGACGCTCAGTTGGAGATCACTCAGATCAAGTCCGCCATTGGCGGCAAGCAGAACCAGCGCGACACCCTTCGGTCCCTCGGCCTGAAGCGGATTGGACACACCGTTGTCCGCACCGCCGACGCCGTGACCGTTGGAATGCTCAACACGGTTCCGCACCTGGTAAAGGTAGAGGAGGCGAAGTAA